Genomic segment of Salvia hispanica cultivar TCC Black 2014 chromosome 2, UniMelb_Shisp_WGS_1.0, whole genome shotgun sequence:
taagaaaatgagactcctattcacggacagAGGAGCATCTttttacaataatattattatttgatttactGTAGATATCATggtagagttgtgatcaatgtcgaatcGAACTAGAGACAAAATTATGGCTAttagatttagttttttatgagattgtaaattatttcggtcttcattacaagctcattttacttcattgtattaAGCTTATAACTTCATTCCGGTACGTAATACCATGAAACTACAATATGTTCTTACTTATGTCCtagttttgaaatgatttaaCACATGTTTCATTCGAATTCATTGACATGAGTTTTTATTCACTCTaaaaaacacaatttattacaGCATATGTTTAaagtataaaagtaggactcatatttcactatattttttaaccactttttatttacatttcttaaaatatatactccctccgtcccaacttaAGCACGAgtattaagaaatttaaagaaaagttggttgaaaaagtgagtcgaatgtgagacccatatttttatattagtttataataaaatgtgagtatagtgagttagtagaatgtgaaaactacttaccatttatggtaaaaatgaagtgtgataATTAAGCTacgaaccaaaatggaaaagagtgacaattatgTTGGGACGGAgcacagagggagtaattaatagcGGATGGACTGACTAAAAGAGTATGCTGAAAAATGTACTCTCTCGGTCCCACTACAAGTGAGACGTTTATTTTTGGCCGTTGTTTTGCAAAGctaatattaaatagttacggtggagagaaagtaaagtaagagagagaataatatagaagagagtCGTATACACATTATTATcttacttactttactttatctctattctaactatttattacttccttcgtcccaaaGAAGATGGCATAAgatggcacgagattttaagagatgttattttgtatgttaagtggtgagagaaaaaataattttataattgatgtgagaggaaattttttccaaaaagaaaatgtgatatcttttgtggacaaactaaaaaggaaagtgtgacatctactacgatggagtatcatttttgcaaaataacgTCCGATTTGGAGCGCCACACTTGTAGCAGGACGAAGGGAAAGGTCAGTGtagcccgccaaatttatagggttagggttagaaATTTatagcccgataaaattaaaatccgactagcccgcacccgattaacccgcaactcGTAGGGCCAAACtcgaaaacccgataaaatttctattattctattttttactcctaattcgacacttcattgattaatgttataatatagataactaaaaaaataactttcaatttaatgttaaatatacaaattatatatttaatttttattaatataataattgataaatattttaaaaacttcaaattcagtaaaaaaattatttaaatttaaaaaacatgcattaaaatttcacgaaatatctcaaatattagtatttgatcatgttgatgattgagtttaagcatgtatttcaaatttatcataattaaatattttatattttatgaatataactaattttaatcattatttattggattaattgcatattaatattatcggTAGCAATCCGATTAACCCGTTGGACTatcccgaaacccgagcttttatgGTTAAGATTGAGTTTTTATAATCCAAAAGAAATCGCAACTTGactagcccgcacccgattgatCCGCGATCCGAATAGGGCTGGCCCAAAAGCCGGTGGGCCCCTATTGACATCCCTAGAAGGGAATACAATTAATAGCGGATGGACCGAGTAAAAGATATGGCTGATTGTGTGTCGGTTACTTATACGTAATAAAcatgattataaataaataggattAAATCCCTTAAAAGGAAATCCGGCCACTCACCAGTCACCCTagttttatatgaatttaatactTCAATTATGAGACTATTTCATTAATCATACAAGTCAAACGGTGAGATTCTATGTCGCACATTTCCAGCAAGCTGCTACAAGGTGTACCCCTCCAACAACAAAGAAAGACGTGAAGGAGATGTTGGCAATTATTTATCAATCGTATATTCAAGAATCcacaattaaacataaataaagtaagatctTTCAACACCATGTATTTCACGTAATCATCCAATGACTTAATAATCCAATGACTTAATAAGATCGAAACATACCTTGACGATTTATTGTAGGAGTAGAAGATTTCCTTGAACTTTCTTCGGTGTAGTGGCGCAACtcaaggatttgtttctctccTTTTCCCTCATTTGTGCGTTTTATGTGATTTGATGGTATCCCATACTTTATTTACAATTgtctatttaattaaaacttttcttttaatcaagtaatatcaaaattaaattaaataattgatcataataatttgatttgattttgttagtCAATAAcatgattaataataaattaatggcCATCATAACAATATATACTCTTACTAAATTAGTGCTAATCAAgacattattatatataaggAGAATAAGTATCTCAATTTCCTTAATAGCAATACATTAATAGGAAACATATATATTAGTCAACAATTAATGACTAATTTGGAAATATctcatttaaatgtatatttatttaattgatagctaattaattagggaaAAATGTGCTAAGttaatgtattatattaaaaatccaattatatttataatgctaTTACATGTAACATGTGTGAAACATAAAACTTACCTGAACGACTTGTCTTTTGATTATTTCTAATTTGATTAGTGTCAATTATTTTGTTCTAGTAAAAAAATCTGTTAGTTAAGTAATTGAAATCATTTGCAGTCATTTTGCAATTGGGATTAAAATTTGAGGTTTGAAATTTGGATAGAACTATACTCGtacttattttcatataactttattaattttacattcattctcgaaaaatatatatattccttttattttattaaaaatgaaatattttttagctattccattaaaaatggaacatttcctaaaatacaaataacattatctttacttttctctttctattactttactgtctttttattaactcacaaaataatacaGTATAAAATTTCGTGCCAAAAactaaatgtttcatatttattgagaagattgattatgaaattaattttataacgaTATTAATAACAcatttttagttatatatgcgcaaataaaatattacatgCACAACTTATTGGGTGTTGAGTCAATACAGATGTGAATGGAGAAATAAAAGATGGAATATCTAAAGGCCTGACACTATTGAATATTACAAatcatttataaattcaaCAATCATAATAAGATCGTTTTATTACTAACACTCTGACAATACTGACAGAAAACTTGGGATAAATACTCTATTTTTGATGAGGATGAAGACGAAGTGGAAGGCCGTAAACCGGCGTAGGCGTAGCATGGTAAACTATCTTCTAATTTAGGATAGACTTCTCAAGTCTAAACCAGCAATTCAAACCTCCTCAGTTCAAGACAtggattttgcatgtttttaaggacTAGATTTGACacgttttaaatgtcaatcatgcaaattatgttcttaaattacATACGTAATACATTTAGTATTTTTGACGTGTTTGTTGATAACTGATAGAAAAAGACATAAAAAGGTGCAAAATAGGCCAAGGTTCAGCCGCCTCAGTTCAAACTGATATTCCCAGCATTGTCAAAGTTCTATCAGTGATTATTGCATActattctcttcgtcttccaaagagcttcgcgtgagtacctTGCACGTCTCAATCATAGTTTTGTAGAGAAAGTTATAACCATTCTACGAACATTGAACAGTGCAATCAAAGCTGACGGAAATGAAGGTGGAAATTCcgggaagaaaataaattgttgcCCAAATCTCTCCTAAATCTCTCctattctaaaaaatatacatttttccaacctataaatacctcttaaCCTAATTTATAATCCGGATATCTcccattaatatttttgtatgtcCATTTTAATCACCAAtgtaaaattaacaaaaatagcaaatttTTCTcaagtttgttattttatgaCCAGTAACGTTTCTATATTTAGTAccgattaaataaaatgtttaaatacAATGTTAACACTTATAAGCACTAAGCAAGTATAAAAAACCATAACATTACTGAATTTTGCGAATTTGCTCACAACATCTAGATCTTCATACACTCGCTCCGCCcaatattgttttgtgagttatataaaaaaaaattaaaatagaaaaactgaGGTTtacattttaagaaacgtGATAGTGAGACatcttaaaaagaaaatacaatcACTTTAAATAGGACCAAAAGGCCTATTCTTGATGAGGATGAAGACGAAGCGGGAGGCCATAGACCGGCGTAGGCGTAGCATGGTAAACTATCTTCTCATTTGGGATAGTCTTCTCAAGTCTAAACCTTGTCACCACATTATGCATCATAACCAACAATTCAAGCCTAGCATACTCTTTCCCGGGGCACATTCTTGGCCCTCCTCCAAATGGAACGAACGTGTAAGGCGCTGGCCCACTCCCCTCAAACCGCGATGGATCAAACCTCTCCGGATCTGGGAAGCAATCTGGACTCTTGTGGGTTGTGTGTGCTGTCCAGAACGTCTGCAAGtatatgatttcttttttttattgttgagttttgagtttgagttcacaaaacaatgaagaaaaaaaaatacactttttccgtcccaaaagaatattcaCTTTGGGTTCAGCATGagttaaaatgcaaaattggtaagtAAGAGAggtaaagaaaaaagtaattaaagtattgtaaGTGGAGAATGAAGCTCACttcattagaaaaaaaaagagtttctaaaatttaaaagggcATATTCTAGGgtgactaaaaaggaaataatgtatattcttgtgagaagagaaagtaaaatgaTAGTAGATACCTTCCATCCTTTAGGAATGGTGAAACCTGCATAGGTGAATTCAGTCACCACTTCCCTGAATGATCCTAGTGAAGGAGGCGTAAGTCTGAGCGATTCACGCACGACGTTCCATGAGTACTTCATCTTCTCGATATCGTCCCATGTCAGCAGCTCACCTGGGCCTTTTGACTTTGCTATCGCCATTTGCTCTGTTTTTGAAAGTTGAGAGATGGAATTCAGAAcataagaatatttatataagagGTGAGAACATTCGGATTTCAAATCGGATTTTTGTGACATAATACATGTTTTATGAAGTGTAGTAGAAACTGAGTGGACAAAgattagtggaaggtgagtcctatttttatatattggttttataatgaaatgtgagtaaaataaagttagtaGAGTATAAGGGCcattacaaaaaatagtataaaaacaaatgaaacatATATAGGCAGATGAACGAAAACGGCAAAATGGAACAAGTATTGGCGgatagacaaaaaaaaaacttgtgaTATGTAATTAGCAGATGGGGGAAGTGTTATCTTTAACAAGGAGTGATATTCTTTCTCCACTCACAATACTATCTATGCTTTTACTAATGAGACATTCTTTCCCCTATCAGGCCTAGAGGTGCCCGATTTTGGAAATTGTCGAGGCGGACCCGAACCACGAGGATGTTTCGCGGTTTCGGTTTTGGATCCAAAATTACCGGTTTCAGTTTCAGTTTCTGTTCCTAACAGACagtttttcacggttccgaagCGCCAGTTTTCAGCATTTTTTTGCAGTTCCGACTCGGTTTCACGGTTTTACGGCGGTTTTTCGTCGTTCCGACACAAACTCGGTACGGAAATTTTcaaacctgaaccgaaccacggttctaAAATCGACGGTTTTGGTTCGGATAAATTCTCAaagttccggttcggaaccgtaacAATCAGGCCTATTTTCGTTGGACAAGCAAACACGAAGCAAATAGATGTAAAAAAACATTACCTTTCAAAACCTCATTGTAGACATGGGGAAGTTGAGCAAGATTATTCATGACACTAGTAAGTGCAGAGCTTGTTGTATCATAGCTAGCCACAAGCATACCAATTACTTGTGTACAAATCTCCTTCTCCCCCATACACTTCCCATTTTCATCCCTCGCCATCACCATCTTCGACAGAAAATCACCCGTCTCGCCCTGGCCCTGGCCCTCGTTCCTCCCTTCCAACTCCTCCATTCGCTCCCGGACTATCCTCATCAACTCCTTCCTCATCGCCTCGCCCCCTCTGATTGCGCGCCTGTAGGCCGTCCCGGGAAAATCCACGGGCACAGAGAGCATCCCCTCCGTCACCACAGTGAACGGATCCGAGAGCCTCTTCACGCGCCCCGGGTCGACCTCGCTCAAAACCAGCTTGCACGCCAGCTCGAACGTGAACTTCTTCGCCAGCGGAAGAACCTTCGCGACCGAGTCAGGCCTCCAGTGACGCGCCATGTGCTCACGCGCCAGCACGTCCATCGCGGGCACGTGCCTCTTGAGGGCCCCGGGCGCCAAGAGGTCGTGGTGGAGGATGCTCTTGGTGGCGGGGCCCACCTTCATATTGTTCTCGGCGACGTGGGGAAACGAAAGGACTCTCCGCATTGATTGAGGGAACCAGAAGGTGAGGAGTTTGTTCTCGTTCGAGAAGAGGAACTTGTTGCCTTTAGCACCACAAAACGTCGCCATTTTCGCTCCCACCAACGAGGTTTGGAAGATCTCGGGGGAGTGTTTTGACATTCTTTCTGTGACGAATTTCTCTGGGCTGCGGGAGAACTTGAGGTTCTCCCCCAGTATTGGCCAGCCCCGGGAGCCGGGAGGGAGGTTTTTACGATCATTGGAGGCGTTTCGAAGGATGATCAAgaagagatagagagagaaaggaagaagGAAAAGAGGCAGAAAATATGATGCAATGGCCTCCATGTTTGTTTCGGAAACTATAGCTATccttgattatatatataccgGTAAACAtgctatatttttatattgagatttgatATGGTTTTGAGCGATAACGTGAGCACTTCTTTTTCATTACTCCCACCATTCCccaaagtttgtcccaatttGACGTGGCGCGgattttaacaaattatttgactttgtatTAAGTGAAGGTGTGtagtggaataagggtccCACATTGAGGAGATTGAAGATGTATTTAATGTCTGTTTTTGGTAAGATCtcaaatgggacaaactttttaggacgaacgaaaatgataaaacgGGACAAtctttgggggacggagggagtataacaaaATGTTGATTAGAGCTAAGTTGAACATATTATGCGTAAAAATCGTAACAAATATACTTTATACTacaatgtaaattttaatacgagtACAATACATTAACCTAAgctaaattttatgaataataagtaaataatGCTCTTTATATCCCAAATAATGTGAAACATCCATCACCTTTTGGACACAATAATTTCTACAGTGTAGGGGGAAAAGACAATAAATTATgtgatgtttttattttagtacatGAGTCACTTCAAATGTGCATGGTTGTAACAACACTATACACATTAACATAACCTAAAATCTAATAATACATCcctatttcaaaaatataaacttttgaaatgGTACGATTTTTAatagagaagaaagagaaaaaatgataaagtaagagagcgaaagagaaaaagtaattgaattaatattagtGAATTGTTTGGTCCACTTTATTAGTGGTGTATAGGGATTTAaagatttcctaaaatagaaagtttaaatatttttatttttaaaagacaGGTATGGAGAGAGTTGTTACTTTTAAAAATGGTTAAACGAGACTCTTGATGAAGACCAAAGCAAGTAAATGTAAATAGGGGTGGTGACATAAAGAGAAGCGCTCACGTTGCTGCTCAAAATGAGCGTTGGCATATCATATTAGTATATCGTACCAAATCATATCaaatcactatatatataaaatatgtttaacatggtctattttataatattaatatatcataccaaatcatatcaaatcactatatatataaaatatgtttaacatggtctattttataatattagtatatcatACCAAATCATATCaaatcactatatatataatatgtttaACATGtgtattttatcatattaGTATGTCATTCTAAATCATATCAAATCCCTATATGCAATCAATATGTTTAACATGGTGTATTTATATATGCTGAATATCTACCTAGGGGTGCATTACCCTCCTTATCCCTTGGATTTATTAATCTAATGGTTTTGATTAAAAGCATCGCCGTACATTATTATGcaattttcgtacattaaAGGGcaatttaaatatactaatgttacattatttatatggATTAGTACATTAACTTTATGTATACATTAACgtattaataatgtaatattaatgtattttaatgtatatgcCCCTTCTACGTAATgtagattataatttttttactaagtGATGAAAGTTATATCCATTCCCcaagggtttagcaatccatgaGGCTAGGGTGTAGTACCGACTCAGTAACACAACATTCACTAGGGTAATCTTGTGGATACTACACCCTAGTCCTATGGATAAGTTAACCCTAGGGGACTGGATCTAACTTCCTCCTGTTAGTGAACGTTATGTTAATATGATGGTACTACACCTTAGCTCCATGGACTACTAAATCATTGGTGAATGATGTTAACTTTCGGCCCAATGGGTAACACGATACTACATTATCATGGGTATATCGTATATTATCATGGGTATTTCGTACATTACTTTCCGTCAGTGtatgaatttgtgaatttgtggatGTTATATAATATAGCTTTCATCCACAAATTCATACACTACTACATTATCATGGGTATTTCGTACATTACTTTCTGTCAGTGtatgaatttgtgaatttgtggatactatatagtatagcttccATCCATGAATTCATACGCTGCTACATTATCATTGGTATATCGTACATTAATGCGTGCAACTTGtacataaaaatacaattttcatatattaacaTCATGTACTAATAGAACATGATGTACAAATATAACTATATCATGTAGTGAAATCATGTATAATTGTGCTTTACTATTAcccttttcaattattttatttttttaaattccaaGTGACTTCCATGTCGACCATTAGATCACACCTAATCAatagatgaaattaattttactaacaGTTTTTTACACAttgatatgaatacatccctatctACATTTTTATGAGATTAGCATAACTGGTTCATAATGGCGCGCATGGGATTATTGACTGATCAAGATATAGTTAATTTCACGTTCCAATGATAATGGGAAtgaatgattattatttaaataaagtgGAGCAACTAGAACGTGAGATAGACTATTTCCATTATgatcaatattttcaattcgTAACATGATGTTGATTTGGTGCccacatttttcaaatttatttcttaataagtctgtttaaaaaaatgataaagtttACAAATGGTGTTGCTCTGGTTAAATTTTTCGGATGTCGTACTATATACAATCTCAAATTAGACCATGTggggaaattgagaaaaaagttaaaatcgTCAGTCGTCACTTTTACAGCTGATTTTCATTAACGGAATAGACCAGGATTTcaccaaaattcatgatttttctagcaattcatctatatttaaaaactggATTAATACTAATTAAAGATTCTTTTAAGTATTgtattaaattacattttttgtcTAGGGTTGTTTGTTTGCTCAAAATTAACTTGTTTTGGGATTGCATTAGATTATATTGACATGAGATAACTCAAAATTAATGTTGTTACAAAGGGAATATCAAGAGATTCGTACGTAAATCAATTATCCTTGATTAAACAACATTCGTAAACCCAATCTATATCTAATTTAGCTACTTGGTTGGGAAAGGTATTTCATGGCTATGATGAATTTGTTCTAAGCTcgtttgttttttaattctaGAGCAAATCTTGCTCCAATACCATATGAAGTATAGATTGAGAGATAGAAGACGGGAGAAGATATCATACACATTGGTATTTCAGTTAGTTGTCTCTTATACTACCATTATTTCCTAACTTTGTAGagcgaaaaaagaaaaatatttccaccgtcccggataatttgtcccattttttcatttcggtccgtcccacataatttgtcccatttcattttcgAGCAGTTTCGAGAGAATAGAATCTTGATTGTATAcgaaaaactctacaatccacttttaacccgattcagtattattcgagcagtttcgcacgaatagaatcagtatattattacattgtatttgcttgtgcatttataagatgttttataaacatttaaatgtataagaagcaaacaaagtctaagtcttttgcttagtagaccggttgtgggcgtcgtccactttaaggtaacacggtcagatctatgcaatgctttgcaaaagaaaaagaagaatttcacaacctatataggctttggctatctatcgtgaaaggttgcaatgtcagtccacatatttctaagccttactgaaataagatgacattggtgtggtatagcactgaacggatcaaACTGCAagacatgtctttatgctatctactgaaagactattgataaaatactactccctccgtttcgccatagttgaggcggaacttttgggcacggatttttagaaatgaatgttgggtgtgttaaataaatagataaaaaagtaagagagaagaaaaaggtagagagaataaagtataaagtgatcaataaagtagagagaataaagtaagagagagtaaagaaagaaagagaaaaaagttaccatatatggaaatgactcaactatgaagaaactttctgaaaaggtagagagaatatttcttaatctacagaTGTTAGCATTgggcatacggtattgattattcactactttgacttatcaaatagtgcgggtttttcgcaacccaataatcccgatatattgggtagtggtgattaatatctagcggttctaggattgctattatgttgaatcgttcgcaaggtgagtctcgtttgataatgtccttaagaggagctcgaacaaggttttattattcggaaaactggccagttggagttttattactctatgaataataaataagtgtttcttgctaagtccactcttggaattaataagatgttattaattaagtccatagcagacattaattaattaattaatggacatttatatcttaagcgcgagaataaataataaacaaaaatggaagcccggattacttgtaatttcggatttggatggggagtgttcaatattacttctgtagtggctgctcgtaatatttcaatataagcttgtattaaattgtgggttcaatttaattagtaaatagcTAATTgtgggagcccatatccaaaaccttccatatatccctgtctgggcccaaataagaacttaatataaataggaataaatgagacataaatattataattttcattacGAAAATCACGTCTCCGTGAGTTTTTCAGCTCCTAAGCGATGAGgaattttctgttttctttatttgagtcctagtattttgataatatcAGCCCAAACTGATATCggaatacagttcgggaaccagagagaagatccgtggtctagtactcaagatcatcatcgtggagaaggcgcgagcaatcgtcgattctttggagaatcaaaatcgataactctaaaccgtagaaatcatgtttaggatttatatttttctaagcatgaattatttgcgttctagcatgcaattatttgtttaacatgtgaattgattaatcgcataatcggtcaaatagatccgtcgGTAAGGACGTTCGTATGTTTTCGTAaatttggagtgtatccaactgatcaggaagagattcccgacccagctgagtcgttggtacgataaccgggacctggcttcaaacaagtttcctcaacccacttctactgattagtataatggaggtaagggtcgattcccacgaggatggacacgttttgataactgcggtgactttcctgggtgttttggttagctaccacgcttgggttgagattttacctagacaggaaataaaggtggtactctactgactagtaggcgtgaaaataacagacatgtgggagtgttcgtgaaaataggggacaatgtgtctcagaggcatatgaaaagtagacagttactaaaaggggaaatttaGACTACAAGGCATATTTGGTGGCTGGGTGGttctctgacaggtctgggcagtacatctgaaaagtagggaacaaaagcaaaagtaacttaaaagtaaagtggttcaaactaaagttgattttgacgttttcttcttcaccaagtattaacagaattcagataaacacaaacaccatgactgaacttcagattcacaaattcaaactcaagatccatcgatttaaatgctcaaacttaaattaaacggtgaaactgcaactttacttctactgactgacatgcaaggtggtaatcacggcgcagaaaagaaactcatgcacgaaaacttgactaaacatagctacaactttgaatcaacaactcccgataagaaaacacttagaaattgaaagcaataactaaatctaactttcctaggcagaatgaagcaaactcgaaccaaagtgacatgcgaaatagaaacttcataatgtaaatgttggaaaataacaaagtacttcaaaagagcaacaacgatgagtgtttgcaaataactaacgatgaaaacaagtaaactttaaactaagaaagcgattaagattgtttgtgccactccgggcgatgatactactacactgctacgataactggctggaacggcggactgatgacttctccggcaaactcttggacgtcaagtgaccatggctgtggcgaggaacgagaggtaggataatgctgaaggactgatcttctagagagaattctactaagtgtgttgAGAACCGAGAACTTCTAACCGAACTCTAAGGAACCAACTCTAAGTGTGATTGTCCgaacttttctctctccaagtggcttcttttatagggaggcttgcccttgcttttagggtagacttctctccgcgttttgacctttttgcccttgtcaatgatcatcccagctatcctccttctccatctcgagccttttctctggcatgcatcctggtcagtatcgcacccttctggcgcccttttcacttgcgtcacctgaatcgtctcctactgacttggatcctttaatcctgcacacttaagcaactgttttgcagataatacatgcatttcacga
This window contains:
- the LOC125206062 gene encoding beta-amyrin 6-beta-monooxygenase-like; its protein translation is MEAIASYFLPLFLLPFSLYLFLIILRNASNDRKNLPPGSRGWPILGENLKFSRSPEKFVTERMSKHSPEIFQTSLVGAKMATFCGAKGNKFLFSNENKLLTFWFPQSMRRVLSFPHVAENNMKVGPATKSILHHDLLAPGALKRHVPAMDVLAREHMARHWRPDSVAKVLPLAKKFTFELACKLVLSEVDPGRVKRLSDPFTVVTEGMLSVPVDFPGTAYRRAIRGGEAMRKELMRIVRERMEELEGRNEGQGQGETGDFLSKMVMARDENGKCMGEKEICTQVIGMLVASYDTTSSALTSVMNNLAQLPHVYNEVLKEQMAIAKSKGPGELLTWDDIEKMKYSWNVVRESLRLTPPSLGSFREVVTEFTYAGFTIPKGWKTFWTAHTTHKSPDCFPDPERFDPSRFEGSGPAPYTFVPFGGGPRMCPGKEYARLELLVMMHNVVTRFRLEKTIPNEKIVYHATPTPVYGLPLRLHPHQE